The Corvus moneduloides isolate bCorMon1 chromosome 18, bCorMon1.pri, whole genome shotgun sequence genome window below encodes:
- the ACACB gene encoding acetyl-CoA carboxylase 2, with translation MLPAALLLLAVLLLVWAKMSSSRCEQEKEPEESPAGPPPAAGPPPAAGPPARPSSPGPRAGRAGAEQERLGVYNPAALRRPALAKFVLGSFDDNSSDDELMATAFRVGRRRSSLAGVGGTVSEPSAVSAVLEPSAGIRPSMSGLHLAKRSHRKMDLQRDFSVASPAEFVTRFGGNRVIEKVLIANNGIAAVKCMRSIRRWAYEMFRNERAIRFVVMVTPEDLKANAEYIKMADHYVPVPGGTNNNNYANVELIVDISKRIPVQAVWAGWGHASENHKLPELLQKNGIAFLGPPSDAMWALGDKVASTIVAQTLEIPTLPWSGSGLVAQWSEEDQKHQQAISIPLETYAQGCVKDVEEGLEVATRIGYPLMIKAAEGGGGKGIRKVEAAEEFSACFRQVQAEAPGSPIFLMQLAQHARHLEVQVLADEYGNAISLFSRDCSIQRRHQKIIEEAPATIAAPTVTEVMEKCAVRLAQMVGYVSAGTVEYLYGEDGSFHFLELNPRLQVEHPCTEMVADVNLPAAQLQIAMGIPLHRIKDIRVLYGESPWGDTPISFHSPSNPPVPRGHVIAARITSENPEEGFKPSSGTVQELNFRSSKNVWGYFSVAAAGGLHEFADSQFGHCFSWGENREEAISNMVVALKELSIRGDFRTTVEYLIKLLETESFQNNEIHTGWLDDLIAEKVQAEKPDTMLGVVCGALNVADAAFRTCMTDFLHTLERGQVLPAASLLNIVDVELIYEGVKYILQVARQSLTTYVVIMNRTHIEIDVHRLNDGGLLLSYDGCSYTTYMKEEIDRYRITIGNKTCTFEKEKDPTVLRSPSAGKLLQYLVEDGGHVDEGKVFAEIEVMKIIMTLAVEEAGRLRYIKRPGALLEAGCVIARLQLDDPSKVKPAQPFTGGLPAQQTLPITGEKQHQVLRNVLDNLTNVMNGYCLPEPYFKTKVKEWVAQLMKILRDPALPLLELQEIMTSISGRIPLAVEKSIRKVMAQYASNITSVLCRFPSQQIANVLDTHAATLQRKAEREVFFMNTQSLVQLVQRYRSGIRGYMKAVVLDLLRRYLQVETQFQHAHYDKCVISLREQCKPNMTPVLESIFSHAQVAKKNQLVIMLIDQLCGRDPTLTDELTTILHELTQLSKTEHSKVALRARQVLIASHMPSYELRHNQVESIFISAIDMYGHEYCPENLKKLILSETSIFDVLPVFFYHTNEVVRMAALEVYVRRGYIAYELNSLQHQQLSDGTCLVEFEFMLPSSHPNRMSVPISISNPDLARHSTELFMDSGFSPTSQRMGVMVAFRRFEDFTRNFDEVISCFANSPSDSRFLSEAQATTYDEEDAKNIREEPIHILNIALCSADHVEDEKLVPIFRAFAQSKKNILVEYGLRRITFLIAQQREFPKFFTFRARDEFAEDRIYRHLEPALAFQLELSRMRNFDLTAIPCANHKMHLYLGAARVQAGAETTDYRFFIRAIVRHSDLITKEASFEYLQNEGERLLLEAMDELEVAFNNTIVRTDCNHIFLNFVPTVIMDPSKIEESVRSMVMRYGSRLWKLRVLQAEVKINIRLTPTATAIPIRLFLTNESGYYLDISLYKEVRDPGTGSIMFQSYGDKQGPQHGMLINTPYVTKDLLQAKRFQAQSLGTTYVYDFPEMIRQALFKLWGSSDLYPKDILTYTELVLDSQGHLVQMNRVPGGNEAGMVAFKMKLKTPEYPKGRDIVLICNDITHKIGSFGPEEDLVFLRASELARAEGIPRIYIAANSGARIGFADEIKHMFQVAWVDPAEPYKGFRYLYLTPQDYTRISTMNSVRCEHVEEGGESRYVLLDIIGKDNGFGVENLRAAGTIAGESSRAYDEIVTISMVTCRAIGIGAYLVRLGQRVIQVENSHIILTGVTALNKVLGREVYTSNNQLGGVQIMHNNGVSHVTVPDDFEGVYTILQWLSYIPKDNQSPVPVTAVSDPVEREIDFVPSKVPYDPRWMLAGRPHPTLKETWQSGFFDQGSFMEIMKPWAQTVVVGRARLGGLPVGVIAVETRTVEVMIPADPANLDSEAKIIQQAGQVWFPDSAFKTAQAIRDFNREHLPLMIFANWRGFSSGMKDMYDQMLKFGAFIVDSLRDFKQPVLVYIPPHAELRGGSWVVIDSTINPLHVELYADKESRGGILEPGGTVEIKFRKKDLVKTMRRIDTVYAKLVEQLGTPELSEGERRELEKQLKAREELLLPVYHQVAVRFADLHDTPGRMQEKGVITDILEWKSARSFLYWRLRRLLLEEMVKGEVLKANSELSHIHIQSMLRRWFMETEGAEKGYLWDNNQVVVEWLEKHMQQQDGTQSAIRENIKYLKRDYILKHIRSLLQANPELTMDCIVQMAQHITGPQKAQVAHLLSRVDTDDPS, from the exons ATGCTGCCTGccgcgctgctgctgctcgcTGTGCTTCTGCTCGTTTGGGCCAAAATGTCCAGCTCTCGGTGCGAGCAGGAGAAGGAGCCGGAGGAgagccccgcggggccgccccccgcAGCCGGGCCGCCCCCCGCAGCCGGGCCCCCGGCGCGGCCGAGCTCCCCGGGCccgcgggccgggcgggcgggcgcggagcAGGAGCGGCTCGGCGTGTACAACCCCGCCGCGCTGCGCCGCCCGGCCCTCGCCAAGTTCGTGCTGGGCTCCTTCGACGACAACTCCTCCGATGACGAGCTGATGGCCACGGCCTTCAGGGTGGGCCGGAGGCGCAGCAGCCTGGCCGGGGTGGGGGGCACCGTCTCCGAGCCCTCCGCGGTGAGCGCCGTTCTGGAGCCCAGCGCCGGCATCAG GCCCAGCATGTCAGGGCTGCACCTGGCAAAGAGGAGCCACAGGAAGATGGACCTGCAGCGGGATTTTTCCGTCGCCTCCCCAGCTGAGTTCGTCACCCGCTTCGGGGGGAACCGTGTCATCGAGAAG gtCCTCATCGCCAACAATGGCATTGCAGCAGTGAAGTGCATGCGCTCCATCCGCCGCTGGGCCTACGAGATGTTCCGCAACGAGCGCGCCATTCGCTTCGTGGTCATGGTCACCCCCGAGGACCTCAAGGCTAACGCGG AGTACATCAAGATGGCAGATCACTACGTGCCTGTCCCTGGAGGgaccaacaacaacaactatgcCAACGTGGAGCTGATAGTGGACATTTCCAAACGGATCCCAGTCCAG GCGGTGTGGGCTGGCTGGGGACATGCCTCGGAGAACCAcaagctgccagagctgctgcagaaaaatggGATAGCTTTCCTAG GTCCCCCCAGTGATGCCATGTGGGCGCTGGGGGACAAAGTCGCCTCCACCATCGTGGCGCAGACTCTGGAGATCCCCACGCTGCCGTGGAGCGGGAGCG GTCTGGTGGCCCAGTGGTCCGAGGAGGACCAGAAGCATCAGCAGGCCATCAGCATCCCCCTGGAGACGTACGCGCAGGGCTGCGTGAAGGACGTGGAGGAAGGCCTGGAG GTGGCCACGAGGATCGGCTACCCCCTGATGATCAAGGCAGCAGAAGGTGGCGGGGGCAAAGGCATCCGAAAAgtggaggcagcagaggaaTTTAGCGCCTGCTTCCGGCAG GTGCAGGCGGAGGCGCCCGGATCCCCCATTTTCCTGATGCAGCTGGCGCAGCACGCACGGCACCTGGAGGTGCAGGTCCTGGCAGATGAGTACGGCAACGCCATCTCCCTCTTCAGCCGTGACTGCTCCATCCAGCGCCGCCACCAGAAGATCATCGAGGAGGCACCGGCCACCATCGCTGCCCCCACCGTCACCGAGGTGATGGAGAAG TGTGCTGTCCGCCTGGCCCAGATGGTTGGGTACGTCAGTGCAGGCACCGTTGAGTATCTGTACGGGGAGGATGGGAGCTTCCACTTCCTGGAGCTGAACCCCCGGCTGCAGGTGGAGCACCCGTGCACGGAGATGGTGGCGGACGTGAACCTCCCGGCTGCCCAGCTGCAG ATTGCAATGGGCATCCCCTTGCACAGGATAAAAGACATCCGGGTGCTGTATGGGGAGAGCCCCTGGGGGGACACCCCCATCTCCTTCCACAGCCCCTCCAACCCCCCCGTGCCCAGGGGCCACGTCATTGCTGCCCGGATCACCAGCGAGAACCCCGAGGAG GGTTTCAAGCCCAGCTCGGGGACGGTGCAGGAGCTGAACTTCCGCAGCAGCAAGAACGTCTGGGGGTACTTCAGTGTGGCAGCAGCCGGGGGGCTGCACGAATTTGCCGATTCCCAGTTTGGGCACTGCTTCTCATGGGGAGAGAACCGGGAGGAGGCCATCTC GAACATGGTGGTGGCCCTGAAGGAGCTGTCTATCCGTGGGGATTTCCGGACCACGGTGGAGTACCTGATCAAGCTGCTGGAGACAGAGAGCTTCCAGAACAACGAGATACACACGGGCTGGCTGGACGACCTGATTGCTGAGAAAGTGCAG GCAGAGAAGCCGGACACGATGCTGGGGGTTGTCTGTGGTGCCCTGAACGTGGCGGATGCTGCTTTCAGGACGTGCATGACTGACTTCCTGCACACGCTGGAGAG GGGccaggtgctgccagcagcctccctgctgAACATCGTTGATGTGGAGCTCATCTATGAGGGTGTGAAGTACATTCTGCAG GTCGCCCGCCAGTCGCTGACCACGTACGTGGTCATCATGAACCGCACGCACATCGAGATCGACGTGCACCGGCTCAACGACGGCGGGCTGCTGCTCTCCTACGACGGCTGCAGCTACACCACCTACATGAAGGAGGAGATCGACAG GTACCGGATCACCATCGGCAACAAAACGTGCACCTTCGAGAAGGAGAAGGACCCGACGGTGCTGCGCTCGCCCTCCGCGGGGAAGCTGCTGCAGTACCTGGTGGAGGACGGCGGCCACGTGGACGAGGGGAAGGTTTTTGCGGAGATCGAG gtgATGAAGATCATCATGACGCTGGCGGTGGAGGAGGCGGGGCGGCTGCGCTACATCAAGCGGCCGGGAGCGCTGCTAGAGGCCGGCTGTGTCATTGCCCGCCTCCAGCTCGATGATCCCTCCAAAGTGAAGCCT GCACAGCCGTTCACAGGggggctcccagcccagcaaaCCCTCCCCATCACTGGTGAGAAGCAACACCAGGTTCTCCGCAACGTGCTGGACAACCTGACCAACGTCATGAATGGCTACTGCCTGCCCGAGCCCTACTTCAAGACCAAG gTGAAGGAATGGGTGGCACAGCTGATGAAGATCCTGCGggaccctgccctgcccctgctggagctgcaggagatcATGACGAGCATTTCGGGAAGAATCCCGCTGGCTGTGGAGAAGTCCATCCGGAAGGTGATGGCGCAGTACGCCAGCAACATCACCTCAGTGCTCTGCCGCTTCCCCAGCCAGCAG ATTGCCAACGTGCTGGACACCCATGCGGCCACGCTGCAGAGGAAGGCTGAGCGGGAGGTCTTCTTCATGAACACACAGAGCCTGGTGCAGCTGGTGCAGAG GTACCGCAGCGGCATCCGGGGCTACATGAAGGCAGTGGTGCTGGACCTGCTCAGGCGCTACTTGCAAGTGGAGACACAGTTCCAGCATG ctcaCTATGACAAGTGTGTCATCAGCCTGCGGGAGCAGTGCAAACCCAACATGACCCCTGTGCTGGAGAGCATCTTCTCCcatgcccaggtggccaagaagaaCCAGCTGGTGATCATGTTAATT GACCAGCTGTGTGGCCGTGACCCCACGTTGACAGATGAGCTGACGACCATCCTCCACGAACTGACACAACTCAGCAAGACCGAGCACTCCAAAGTGGCGCTGAGAGCCCGGCAG GTGCTCATTGCCTCTCACATGCCCTCCTACGAGCTGCGGCACAACCAGGTTGAGTCCATCTTCATCTCCGCTATCGACATGTATGGACACGAGTACTGCCCTGAGAACCTGAAG AAACTGATCCTGTCAGAAACCTCCATTTTTGATGTACTTCCTGTGTTTTTCTACCACACCAACGAGGTGGTGCGCATGGCAGCGCTGGAG GTGTACGTGCGGCGGGGGTACATCGCCTACGAGCTGAAcagcctgcagcaccagcagctctctgaTGGCACCTGCCTCGTGGAGTTCGAGTTCATGCtgccctcctcccaccccaacAG GATGTCAGTCCCTATCAGCATCTCCAACCCTGACCTGGCCCGGCACAGCACTGAGCTCTTCATGGACAGTGGCTTTTCCCCCACAAGCCAGCGGATGGGAGTCATGGTGGCCTTCCGCAGATTTGAGGACTTCACAAG GAACTTCGATGAAGTGATCTCATGCTTCGCCAACTCTCCGTCGGACAGCAGGTTCCTCAGTGAGGCACAGGCCACCACCTACGATGAGGAGGATGCCAAG AACATCCGTGAGGAGCCAATCCACATCCTCAACATCGCGCTCTGCTCAGCTGACCACGTGGAAGACGAGAAGCTGGTACCCATCTTCAGAGCCTTTGCCCAGTCCAAG AAAAATATCCTTGTTGAGTATGGTCTCCGGAGAATCACGTTCCTCATTGCCCAGCAG AGAGAATTCCCGAAGTTTTTCACATTCAGAGCCAGGGACGAG TTCGCAGAGGATCGGATCTACCGGCACCTGGAGCCGGCGCTCGCcttccagctggagctgagccGCATGCGCAACTTCGACCTGACGGCCATCCCCTGTGCCAACCACAAGATGCACCTGTACCTGGGGGCTGCCAGGGTGCAGGCGGGCGCCGAGACCACCGACTACCGCTTCTTCATCCGCGCCATCGTGCGCCACTCCGACCTCATCACCAAg GAGGCCTCCTTCGAGTACCTGCAGAACGAGGGCGAGCGGCTGCTCCTGGAGGCCATGGATGAGCTGGAGGTGGCCTTCAACAACACCATTGTGCGCACTGACTGCAACCACATCTTCCTCAACTTCGTGCCCACCGTCATCATGGACCCCTCCAAG ATCGAGGAGTCGGTGCGCTCCATGGTGATGCGCTACGGCAGCCGCCTCTGGAAGCTGCGGGTGCTGCAGGCCGAGGTGAAGATCAACATCCGCCTGACGCCCACTGCCACCGCCATCCCCATCCGCCTCTTCCTCACCAACGAGTCCGGATATTACCTGGACATCAGCCTCTACAAGGAAGTGAGGGACCCCGGCACTGGCAGC ATCATGTTCCAGTCGTATGGGGACAAGCAGGGGCCGCAGCATGGGATGCTCATCAACACCCCCTACGTCACCAAGGACCTGCTTCAGGCCAAGCGGTTCCAGGCGCAGTCCTTGGGCACCACCTACGTGTACGACTTCCCGGAGATGATCAGGCAG GCTCTCTTCAAGCTGTGGGGCTCCTCGGACCTGTACCCCAAAGACATCCTGACCTACACTGAGCTAGTCCTGGACTCGCAGGGGCACCTTGTGCAGATGAACAGGGTCCCTGGAGGGAACGAG GCGGGGATGGTTGCTTTCAAAATGAAGCTGAAGACCCCCGAGTACCCCAAAGGCCGGGATATTGTGCTCATTTGCAACGACATCACGCACAAGATCGGCTCCTTTGGGCCTGAGGAGGACCTGGTGTTCCTGAGGGCCTCGGAGCTGGCGCGGGCCGAGGGCATCCCCCGCATCTACATCGCTGCCAACAGCGGCGCCCGCATCGGCTTCGCCGACGAGATCAAGCACATGTTCCAGGTGGCCTGGGTGGACCCAGCTGAGCCCTACAAG gGCTTCAGGTACCTGTACCTGACTCCCCAGGACTACACAAGGATCAGCACCATGAACTCGGTGCGCTGTGAACACGTGGAGGAAGGCGGCGAGTCCAG GTATGTCCTCCTGGACATCATTGGGAAGGACaatggatttggggtggaaaaCCTGAGAGCTGCTGGTACCATTGCTGGGGAATCCTCCCGTGCCTATGATGAAATAGTGACCATCAGCATG gtgaccTGTCGTGCCATCGGGATCGGTGCCTACCTGGTGAGGCTGGGCCAGCGCGTCATCCAGGTGGAGAATTCCCACATCATCCTCACGGGTGTCACGGCTCTCAACAAG GTGCTGGGACGGGAGGTTTACACATCCAACAACCAGCTGGGAGGAGTGCAGATCATGCACAACAATGGCGTTTCCCATGTCACCGTCCCAGATGACTTCGAGGGGGTCTACACCATCCTGCAGTGGCTCTCGTACATACCCAAG GATAACCAGAGCCCAGTGCCTGTCACTGCCGTAAGTGACCCTGTTGAAAGAGAAATTGATTTTGTCCCTTCCAAAGTCCCCTATGACCCCAGGTGGATGCTGGCAGGGAGACCCCATCCAA CTCTCAAGGAGACCTGGCAGAGTGGCTTCTTTGACCAGGGCAGCTTCATGGAGATCATGAAGCCGTGGGCTCAGACCGTTGTGGTTGGCAGAGCGAG gctgggaggtCTCCCCGTGGGCGTCATCGCTGTTGAGACCCGCACCGTGGAGGTGATGATACCCGCCGACCCCGCCAACCTGGACTCGGAGGCAAAG ATAATCCAGCAGGCTGGGCAGGTGTGGTTCCCAgactctgcttttaaaacagcCCAGGCCATTCGGGATTTCAACCGGGAGCACCTCCCACTGATGATCTTTGCCAACTGGAGAGGCTTCTCCAGCGGCATGAAAG ACATGTACGACCAGATGCTGAAGTTCGGCGCCTTCATCGTGGACAGCCTGCGGGACTTCAAGCAGCCTGTCCTGGTGTACATCCCTCCCCACGCGGAGCTGCGCGGCGGCTCCTGGGTGGTCATCGACTCCACCATCAACCCCCTGCACGTGGAGCTCTACGCCGACAAGGAGAGCAG GGGAGGCATTTTGGAGCCTGGAGGAACAGTGGAGATCAAGTTCAGAAAGAAGGATTTGGTGAAGACCATGAGAAGGATTGATACAGTCTATGCCAAGCTGGTGGAGCAGTTGG